Below is a window of Candidatus Aegiribacteria sp. DNA.
AGATGCAGCCATTGAAAATTATACAAAGGCTCTCAAAATATGCAGGGAAGCAGGTGAGGAATTCGACTGCGCAGGTATACTGAATAATCTGGGTGTTATCCAGATCAGCAAAGGCAACTATGAGAAGGCGGAGGAATTCTGCAGAGAGTCTTTGGAAATTCGACAGAAACTTGACGATCTTTATGGTCTGTCACACACACAGATCAATCTTGGGCTGATCAGGAAAGAACTCGGTGAATACAAGCAGGCACTCGAAATTCTTGAATGCGCCCTGAATACAACCATCAAACACGCGGACAGATACGCTGAAGGTGAAACCAGATTGCACATAGGTCTTATCCACCAATCGCTGAACGATCATGAAAAGGCTGTTGAGTACATCGAAGAAAGCATAACGATAGCAAAGGAAACGGAATCAGAGGAGCTTCTTGAAGAAGGCATCATGAATCTATCAGGTGTTTATGAGAGGGAACAGAATTTTGAGAAAGCTCTTGAATACTTCAAACAGTACAAGGAAATACACGACAATATCTTCGATCAGGAAAGCCGGAGAAGAATAAGTGAGCTTGAGATCAGGTTCATGGTGAAAAGCAAAGAGAAAGAGGCGGAGCTGATCCGGCTCAAGAATGTCGATCTCGTAAAGGCGAATGAGGAGTTAATACTTGCTCTCTCTGAAGTGAAACAACTCAGTGGTTTGCTTCCT
It encodes the following:
- a CDS encoding tetratricopeptide repeat protein, producing MYVKISGESSEFNSTEQLERELEQASGKEKIPIIILLSKKYHDSSPLKVIECCKQGLELLKDYPDNSNLLCLLHDMSWAHQSLGNYQDSLEYAFRYYNNAQEAGDREREARALNTIGVTYWRLSSFDDSMEYFLKSMDISEELGDRRGIAGSYNNLGILNESMNDIDAAIENYTKALKICREAGEEFDCAGILNNLGVIQISKGNYEKAEEFCRESLEIRQKLDDLYGLSHTQINLGLIRKELGEYKQALEILECALNTTIKHADRYAEGETRLHIGLIHQSLNDHEKAVEYIEESITIAKETESEELLEEGIMNLSGVYEREQNFEKALEYFKQYKEIHDNIFDQESRRRISELEIRFMVKSKEKEAELIRLKNVDLVKANEELILALSEVKQLSGLLPICASCKKIRDDRGYWKRIESYISDHSEVQFSHALCPECMKRLYPEYADKIAEDLND